The Pyxidicoccus sp. MSG2 DNA segment GGCGGCGCAGCAGCACCAATTCGCGGCCCGGCACGCCGGGCAACTCCGACGTGTGCGAGTCCTCCGGGCTGGAGGTGCGGCTCACCTCGCGGGGCGCGGTGGGCGGCGGAGGCGGCGCGCGGGGCGCGTCCTCGCGGGCGAACGTCAGCTCGGTGCCGCCGACGCGGACCACGTCGCCGGTGGACAGGGCGTGCGCGTCGCGCTTCTTGCCGTTGACGTGGAAGGTGGCTCCGAGGCTGCCCACCTCGTAGCGGCTGCCGTCATAGGTGACGTGGAGGGCGCTGTCGGGCACGCCCGGGTCCTCGAGCTGCACGTCGTTGTCCGGGCCCCGGCCGATGCTGGTGATGCGCTTGAGCAGGGAGACCGAGCGGACCTTGCCATCGGGAGAGCGGACGGTGAGGCTGGCCATGGCGTCGCGTACCTGGAGAGGCTCAGAAGAAGAGGGTGAGGCCGGCGCCGAGTCCGCCGGAGGTGGAGTACAGGCTCAAGCGCGGCGGAGGTGTGGGTGCCTCCACGCGCGGCGGGCCGGGAGGGTTGGGCGAGGGCGAGGGCGCTTCCGGGCGGGGCTCCACCGTGGTGCGGATGACCTGGTCCTCGTGGTGGTACAGCGCGTCCACCACGCCCAGCGCGTAGATGGTGTAGAAGCCCGCGGCCGAGGACAGCTTGAGCAGTTGCCAGGTGTCGCGCTGGCGGCTGCGGCTGGTGGGGATGTAGCGGACCCGCACGGAGGCCTTGCCATCCGGGTCGAGCACGTTGTCCAGCGGGATGACCTGCTCCTCGAAGAGCGAGTCGTAGGCGAAGAAGGAGATGATGCTCGTCACCGCGAGCGCGCCCTCGGTGGCGGCGAAGACGATGCCGAGGCTGTTGCGGCCCTGCTGGAACTGGCCGGCGCCGAAGGGCACGAAGTTGACCAGGAAGTTGCGCTTCTCCACGGTGCGCACGGTGACCTGACTGGCCAGCTCCTCGGCGCGGCGGCGCTGCACCTCGGCCTCCACGCGCTCTCGCTCGCGGCGCTCGGCCTCGGCCTTCTCGCGCTCCTGGCGCAGGCGCCGCTCCTGGCGGAGGAACTCCAGCTCGCTGGACATCTCTTCCTTGAGCGCATCCAGGAAGGCCACCGCCGGGGGCGGGACGACGAAGGGGTCCAGGCCGTAGTCCGGATCCAACCGGAGCAGGGCGCGCAGGTGGCGCGTGGCGTCCTCGGTGCGGCCGAGGTTGAAGGCCGCGAGGCCCGCCAGCTTGTGCAACTCCACCAGGTCGTCCTCGGCCAACCCGCCGCGGTCGATGCGGGCTCCCGCGCGATCCATCACCTCGGCGTACTTGCCGTACTCGAAGCTGGAGCGCAGGGCGTCCACCTCCGGGTCTCCGGAGTCCTGGGCGAGCGCGGCGGGCGCCGCGAGGACGAGCGTCCACAGCAGGAGCAGGAAGCGTCCGCGGCTCATTCGGGGCGGAGGCTCCCTTTCAGGGTGGCGGGCTTGCCGGGCCGCAGGTGCACCACGCGCCGCTCCGGCTGGAAGCCGGTGCGGGAGATCTCCACCACGACGGTGTGCTGGAAGCCGGCGGGGCCGCGCGGGGAGCGGACCTCGAAGGGCTTCTGGAGGCTCTCCTGCGCGGTGCGCTCCTCGTCGCCGATGCGCACGGTGGCGTCCGCGGGCTCGTAGTCGAGGGAGAGCATCGTGGGCTTGGGCTGGGCGCCCATGTGGAAGACGTTCTCCCCGTTCGCGCTCACCTCGATGGTATCCACCACGTCGTCGCAGTAGTCGCAGGAGATGGTGACGGTGTGAAGCCCTGGCGTCACCTCCAGGTCGTGCTTCTGGAGCGGCTGGGCGCTCGGCGCGCCGTCGCCCACCCGGATGATGCCGTACGGCCGCACCAGGATGGACACCGGCACCTTGCGCACCAGCGGCTTGCGCAGCGCGGCGTCGTCCGGGGCGGCGAGCGCGGGGCGCGTGACACCGGTGCGCGCACCGCCCGGGGTGGGGGAGGCGTCGTTGCGCGGAGTGAGACCTCCCGGAGGCGTGGGGCGCGAGCCTGGCGAAGAGGGGGAGGCGATGGGCGCTGGAGTTTCTTCGTCCTTCTGGGACGGCGGCTGCGCCATCGCGGGAGGTCGCGGCGCGACAGTGCCCGTGTCCGTCGCGTTGCTCCCAGCGGAGCCCTGCGGGGGGCGCGCGTCCGTGCCGGTACCCGGCTGCGTGGGTGCGCCCGTGCCGTTGCCCCGCGTGTCCTCCACGGAGCCTGGGATGTCCTGGCCGGCGCGCGCCTGATGGACCTTCCAGCCGCCCAGTCCGAGCAGGCCGAGGGTGGCCAGGCCGATGCCCGCGCGCATGCCCCGGCGGCGCCACGTCTTGATGCGCTGGGCGCGCTGCAACCCCTTGAGGAGCGCGAGCGCGCGGGCATTCGTCGCATCCAGCGCGAGCACGTGGTTGAGGCTGCCCAGCGCGCGCGGCGTGCGCTTCTCCGCGAGCAGGCGCTCACTGCGCTCCAGCAGCGACGCGACGATGCGCTGCCGCGCCAGCTTCTGGTACGAGTGCGGGTCCGCGAAGAAGGACACCAGCTCCTCGCCCACGCGAGAGAAGCCCAATCCGGCGAGGTAGTCCGCCAGCGCGTCGCGCAGCTTCGCCGCGTCCGGGTAGCGCCGCTGCGGATCTCTCTGGAGACAGGTGCCGCAGATCTCCGCCAGTTCGTCCGACAGCGTGGGCACGCGGCGGCGCGGGTCCTCGTAGTCGCCGTCGAGGATGCGCTTGAGCGTGGCCGTGGTGTTGGCCGCGGTGAAGGGCAGCCGGCCCGTCATTGCCGCGTAGAACATGATGCCCACGCTGAAGACGTCCGCCTCCGGGCCTGCCTCCAGGCCCTCGATGATTTCCGGAGCCATGTGGGCCGGCGAGCC contains these protein-coding regions:
- a CDS encoding serine/threonine-protein kinase, translating into MTLVGRHIGRYRILEQLGSGGMSVVYKGLDTALDREVAVKVLHPHLAGKDESRRRLAREARAVAKLHHPNILEVFDFSSAEAQDAFIVTEYIRGVTLKTFLDEGPMEPPELAAMVIHELAAALAHAHEAGVIHRDLKPENVMVREDGVLKLMDFGIARLLDIEERMTVTGTLVGSPAHMAPEIIEGLEAGPEADVFSVGIMFYAAMTGRLPFTAANTTATLKRILDGDYEDPRRRVPTLSDELAEICGTCLQRDPQRRYPDAAKLRDALADYLAGLGFSRVGEELVSFFADPHSYQKLARQRIVASLLERSERLLAEKRTPRALGSLNHVLALDATNARALALLKGLQRAQRIKTWRRRGMRAGIGLATLGLLGLGGWKVHQARAGQDIPGSVEDTRGNGTGAPTQPGTGTDARPPQGSAGSNATDTGTVAPRPPAMAQPPSQKDEETPAPIASPSSPGSRPTPPGGLTPRNDASPTPGGARTGVTRPALAAPDDAALRKPLVRKVPVSILVRPYGIIRVGDGAPSAQPLQKHDLEVTPGLHTVTISCDYCDDVVDTIEVSANGENVFHMGAQPKPTMLSLDYEPADATVRIGDEERTAQESLQKPFEVRSPRGPAGFQHTVVVEISRTGFQPERRVVHLRPGKPATLKGSLRPE
- a CDS encoding tetratricopeptide repeat protein, yielding MSRGRFLLLLWTLVLAAPAALAQDSGDPEVDALRSSFEYGKYAEVMDRAGARIDRGGLAEDDLVELHKLAGLAAFNLGRTEDATRHLRALLRLDPDYGLDPFVVPPPAVAFLDALKEEMSSELEFLRQERRLRQEREKAEAERRERERVEAEVQRRRAEELASQVTVRTVEKRNFLVNFVPFGAGQFQQGRNSLGIVFAATEGALAVTSIISFFAYDSLFEEQVIPLDNVLDPDGKASVRVRYIPTSRSRQRDTWQLLKLSSAAGFYTIYALGVVDALYHHEDQVIRTTVEPRPEAPSPSPNPPGPPRVEAPTPPPRLSLYSTSGGLGAGLTLFF